In Capsicum annuum cultivar UCD-10X-F1 chromosome 7, UCD10Xv1.1, whole genome shotgun sequence, one genomic interval encodes:
- the LOC124900081 gene encoding uncharacterized protein LOC124900081, which produces VVLIDETRGGVNDKLEVWRQTLESKGFRVSKSKTEYVECKFNDVRWENEVVVKLEAQEVCKRDNFKYLGSVIQSNGEIDEDVSHRIGAGWMKWKIASGVLCDKKVPPKLKGKFYRVVVCPALLYGAECWPVKNSHIQKMKVAEMRMLRWMCGLTRGDRVWNETI; this is translated from the coding sequence gtagttctgatagatgagactcgagggggtgtaaatgacaaattagaggtgtggaggcaaactcttgagtctaaagggttcagggtgagcaaaagcaagacagagtatgtggaatgcaagtttaatgacgtgaggtgggagaatgaggtagtagtgaagctggaagcgcaggaggtatgtaagagggataatttcaagtaccttgggtccgtgatccagagtaacggtgagattgacgaggatgtctcgcaccgtattggggcgggatggatgaagtggaagatcgcgtcgggggtgctgtgtgataagaaggtgccgcccaagcttaaaggtaaattctacagggtggtagtttgtccggccttgttgtatggagcggagtgttggccagttaagaactcccacatccaaaaaatgaaggtggcagaaatgcggatgttgcgctggatgtgtgggctaactagaggggatagagtttggaatgagactatc